A genome region from Euphorbia lathyris chromosome 4, ddEupLath1.1, whole genome shotgun sequence includes the following:
- the LOC136226329 gene encoding phosphoinositide phospholipase C 2-like produces the protein MSKQTYSVCFCFRRRFKLAVAEAPEEIKALFDLYSENGFMSVDNLRLFIVEIQKQDKATIEDAQAIYDHLLEFKHLNIFHRKGLTLEAFFKFLFGDLNPPLDVKPQVHHEMTAPLSHYFIYTGHNSYLTGNQLSSDCSDVPIVQALQKGVRVIELDIWPNSSKDNVDVLHGRTLTSPVELIKCLRSIKEHAFTASDFPVVITLEDHLTPDLQAKVAEMITQTFGDILFTPGSECLKEFPSPESLKKRIIISTKPPKEYLEAKDSRNGSQSQSGKAAPDEDAWGKEVPNLKGNAPSDDRNELDEDSDDEEGDNKLQNGAPEYKHLIAIHAGKPKGGIEECLKVDPDKVRRLSLSEQQLEKTAETYAREIVRFTQRNILRVYPKGTRFNSSNYNPLIGWMHGAQMVAFNMQGYGRSLWLMQGMFRANGGCGYVKKPDFLLQSGPHGEVFDPRVKLPVKKTLKVKVYMGEGWYYDFPRTHFDAYSPPDFYARIGIAGVPADSLMKKTKTLEDNWIPVWNEEFEFPLTVPELALLRVEVHEYDMSEKDDFGGQTCLPVSELRKGIRAVPLYDRKGVKYNSVKLLVHFDFV, from the exons ATGTCCAAGCAAACTTACAGTGTGTGCTTCTGCTTCCGCCGGCGCTTCAAATTGGCGGTAGCGGAAGCGCCCGAAGAGATCAAGGCTTTGTTTGATCTCTACTCTGAGAATGGATTCATGAGCGTCGATAATCTCCGCCTTTTTATTGTAGAGATCCAGAAACAGGATAAAGCTACAATTGAGGATGCCCAGGCTATTTATGATCATCTTCTCGAGTTCAAACATTTGAACATTTTTCACCGTAAAGGACTCACTCTTGAGGCGTTTTTTAAGTTCCTCTTTGGTGatttgaatcctcctcttgatgTTAAACCTCAG GTGCACCATGAAATGACTGCTCCTTTGtctcattatttcatatatacaGGCCACAATTCTTACCTTACCGGGAATCAACTTAGTAGTGATTGCAGCGATGTTCCCATCGTACAGGCATTGCAGAAAGGTGTGAGAGTAATTGAATTGGATATATGGCCTAATTCCTCTAAGGATAATGTCGATGTTCTTCATGGAAG GACGTTGACAAGTCCCGTGGAACTCATCAAATGTTTGAGGTCCATCAAGGAGCATGCCTTTACAGCTTCTGATTTTCCAGTGGTTATAACTCTAGAGGATCATCTTACTCCAGATCTTCAGGCTAAAGTGGCCGAG ATGATCACTCAAACATTTGGAGACATCTTGTTTACTCCTGGATCAGAATGTTTAAAGGAATTCCCCTCTCCCGAATCATTGAAGAAACGGATTATAATATCAACGAAACCACCAAAAGAATACCTCGAAGCCAAGGATAGCAGAAATGGTTCACAATCACAGAGTGGGAAGGCTGCACCTGACGAAGACGCCTGGGGGAAAGAAGTCCCTAACCTCAAAGGCAATGCTCCAAGTGATGACAGG AATGAACTGGATGAAGACAGTGACGATGAAGAAGGAGATAATAAACTGCAAAATGGAGCACCTGAATATAAGCATTTAATTGCCATCCATGCTGGGAAGCCTAAAGGCGGTATAGAAGAATGTCTGAaagtggatcccgataaagtcaGACGTCTAAGCTTAAGTGAGCAACAACTAGAAAAGACTGCAGAAACTTATGCAAGAGAAATTGTCAG GTTCACTCAGCGGAATATACTGAGGGTTTACCCAAAAGGAACTCGTTTTAACTCGTCCAACTACAACCCTCTTATCGGTTGGATGCACGGGGCTCAAATGGTTGCTTTCAATATGCAG GGATATGGAAGATCACTTTGGTTGATGCAGGGAATGTTCAGAGCCAACGGCGGGTGTGGTTATGTGAAGAAACCGGATTTTCTATTGCAATCCGGTCCACATGGCGAAGTCTTTGATCCTAGAGTCAAGTTGCCTGTCAAGAAAACCTTAAAG GTGAAAGTTTACATGGGGGAAGGTTGGTATTATGACTTCCCTCGCACTCACTTTGATGCATATTCGCCTCCAGATTTCTACGCACGG ATAGGGATTGCGGGGGTACCTGCTGATAGTCTTATGAAGAAGACGAAAACACTCGAGGACAACTGGATACCTGTATGGAACGAGGAATTTGAGTTCCCATTAACCGTTCCAGAACTGGCTCTGCTTCGGGTTGAGGTTCATGAGTACGACATGTCTGAAAAGGATGATTTTGGAGGTCAAACATGTCTGCCTGTATCCGAGTTAAGGAAAGGTATTCGAGCAGTTCCACTCTATGATCGGAAAGGTGTAAAGTACAATTCCGTGAAGCTCCTCGTTCACTTCGATTTTGTTTGA
- the LOC136227731 gene encoding F-box protein CPR1-like has product MAQLPQELIIEILLWLPVESLLRFRCLSKFLRGVIDSPDFINSHLSKSSQNFNLRKLIFQHPYREKFHVRDMILDPEEEILLLRKPVSSLWKEVSWKEVYGYCKGLLLLYGSASYFGLARWNPSTRQHRDLPDCPFKLPSNVEYYRIIGSGLGYDDSTDDYRAFFIVQVQLEFHVWIYGLKSNSWRRAQNFPYVGYKFDTDPGIAGLGFFTTDGSIHWLCSLDSDPWQSEIVTFDMRKETFSIVSQPVCRVEGFLKELHVLEGCLCISYFSGCPFSIPLPLQSDLYIRKKNGDDQFTWTKLFSVTRAEPLFFHISWFQTMNVVGYSKSGDKILLYFGLDYLVSCDLKENFFAKVETYYDSGWKAPIICLESLVPVGGA; this is encoded by the coding sequence ATGGCGCAACTCCCGCAGGAGCTAATCATCGAGATACTGTTGTGGTTGCCGGTAGAGTCTCTTCTGCGTTTCCGATGTCTTTCTAAATTCTTACGCGGAGTCATCGACagccctgattttattaactCGCACCTTAGTAAGTCTTCTCAAAACTTCAATCTCCGCAAATTGATTTTCCAGCATCCATATAGGGAGAAATTTCATGTGCGTGATATGATTCTGGATCCGGAAGAAGAGATTCTACTCCTCCGAAAACCAGTCTCATCCTTATGGAAGGAAGTCTCATGGAAGGAGGTTTATGGTTACTGCAAGGGTTTGCTTCTCTTGTATGGAAGTGCATCGTATTTCGGACTTGCTCGGTGGAATCCATCCACCCGCCAGCATAGGGATCTTCCTGATTGCCCTTTCAAACTCCCATCTAATGTTGAATACTACAGAATAATTGGTTCAGGATTGGGTTATGATGACTCTACTGATGACTACAGGGCTTTTTTTATTGTACAGGTTCAGTTGGAATTTCATGTTTGGATTTATGGATTGAAATCAAATAGTTGGAGAAGGGCTCAGAATTTCCCTTATGTGGGATACAAATTTGATACTGATCCAGGTATTGCCGGACTTGGTTTCTTTACCACAGATGGTAGTATACACTGGTTATGCAGCCTTGACAGCGATCCATGGCAATCAGAGATTGTGACATTTGATATGAGAAAAGAGACTTTCTCCATAGTGTCTCAACCTGTTTGCAGAGTGGAAGGATTTTTAAAGGAATTGCATGTTTTAGAAGGTTGTCTTTGCATCAGCTATTTTTCTGGTTGTCCTTTCTCTATTCCTTTGCCGCTTCAGTCTGATTTATATATCAGGAAGAAGAATGGAGATGATCAGTTTACTTGGACAAAGTTGTTCTCTGTTACAAGAGCAGAACCCTTGTTTTTTCACATATCTTGGTTTCAAACTATGAATGTCGTGGGATATTCAAAGAGTGGAGATAAGATTCTCCTTTATTTTGGTTTGGATTATCTAGTTTCATGTGATCTTAAAGAGAATTTTTTTGCCAAGGTTGAAACATACTACGATTCTGGTTGGAAAGCTCCAATTATTTGTCTTGAAAGTCTTGTACCAGTCGGTGGTGCATAG